The following are from one region of the Rosistilla carotiformis genome:
- a CDS encoding DUF11 domain-containing protein — translation MFGLNFFGSVPQNSASGSAASRRRSSSADHQRAPKRRRRNQLRRQIERLEDRQLLAGDLGIAYGGIADGSISDTNSGLILALDTTAAIAAPLHNDHLTIDTGVNGTAFTADGRLFIATNNAAGGTSTLQEIDPRGGTAIGAAIALPIRVDDMATDLTTDTIYALGVSGGGVASQMSLYTIDISDGSIVLAGHVAAYMPGGLAIDAGGKAYVTAKNASTGAAIVLEIDPSDGSTLATKSLVGAAGFSGSFAGLGYRNDGVLVGSDAANGKLFQIDAASGAMALVPLQDPVHGVFGDLAFSPNARVIDQVYSENFSLGDGGFTIDNTGRTINGLWHRSPGRRFDGLLNHTPIQSFYYGAFETAYGGGHYVLTESHRGTITSPLIQLPEKGTTIVSFSYLLDTRPELDADFVSVSILVDGVATQILSRQDGSLPETTVNQWLSATHDISQFNGQEIQIKFLFDTGEIPRIDPEGWYVDDIEIINTPPPAISGYKWNDLNADGIWDDDESGLNGWQIYLDANGNGQYDAGTERLFETRNDGTLDGAYWFDDLDPGTYIVREIVPEGWKQSFPGVATGFQHLVMIDPAAGICVNGAFGEEQLPNFGNYQADISGYKWHDVNFDGAWDAGEVGLNGWEIYLDLDNDGTFDEGIEPITTTAFDGTHDGAYSFTGLAAGSYTVREIVPEGWKQRYPGAAFNFQHVVAIDPPNGLRHVSDFEVTESANFGNWRPQVIGYKWDDIDGDGVWDDDEPGLNDWIIYVDRDRDGQLDADEPRFTTQNDGEDDGAFWFDGLEVGDHLLREILPDDWVQTYPGNATDWGHEITISTDPNAQIIGRFGEEEAPNFGNSQIDILGHKWNDVDGDGVWDDDESGLNGWTIYLDLDRDGNFDSTGDDPEPSFVTTNHRGQDGVYYFSGLEPGEYLVREVDRDGWQQTYPVPIDSVARGHVVTIDPPEGIRVISDAGVASVANFGNTQVADLKITKTALETMVTEGDFVIFEVTAENVVPEGADPTDFATATGIVVTDRLPDGLEPIRDSAGAIVQPTASIGNATIPPGSEVSTITWSGFDLAPGESATMRFAVRVKSDVGATQIENVATGISDQRDPDPTNNDDTNPEGKATLDVAALVQFILPIGTLREGTLTYIPPVANAGPTISGFQWNDLNSDGIWDAQELGVSGFGIFLDINGNGVLDPEANEPLAVTDADGRYTFTGLADGTLLSDGTYIVRRLATSRSEGTLEIASFPEASDFHEVEISGGVSVAGTEQTTESPNFGSFEYVPYLRPADDLAGHLTAWATNPQLAGSANADRMVAAVQPWQHFGVTNTTDAAMTLDGLNVSGIDPGITVVLYEADASGNLLRDIDGLPVLPAFLSGSSEQLAVGETKYYIAFYDPAVRVSDGAQVTQQSPDWLAGNQTPTHNFAAAAEIALSSSGTDLFRVRLVGGSTFDSDIVHSGNVDLNDFLSYQTVADAAAAVTSTMDGFDFTSDMNARCPNGAEQTIDTCTWSIAGSPNREIALGDLGTLNVEFGFVRPVWLDLQPDVNQSGLGTGNQVISTGETIGVAPNAVFAAVDNLPLESLTIQILGPVDPSDILSADGETAPLLTFNNLTTSAAQDILRQLQFSTSETGSVRQLTVTVTAIVENRPELNFVDTSEAYRTTIVTAKILILPTS, via the coding sequence GTGTTCGGTTTAAATTTCTTCGGTTCGGTTCCGCAAAACTCAGCATCGGGCAGTGCCGCGTCGCGGCGGCGGAGTTCCAGTGCGGATCATCAACGCGCCCCAAAACGTCGTCGTCGAAACCAGCTGCGTCGCCAGATAGAGCGCCTGGAAGACCGCCAATTGTTGGCGGGTGATCTTGGCATCGCGTACGGCGGGATCGCGGATGGTTCGATCAGCGACACCAACAGTGGGCTGATCCTTGCCTTGGACACCACCGCTGCAATCGCAGCTCCATTGCACAACGATCACTTAACCATTGACACAGGGGTGAATGGAACTGCGTTCACCGCTGATGGTCGGTTGTTCATTGCGACCAACAACGCGGCCGGGGGCACATCGACCTTGCAGGAGATCGATCCACGTGGCGGAACGGCGATCGGCGCGGCCATCGCATTGCCCATTCGTGTCGATGACATGGCGACCGATCTGACCACCGATACGATTTATGCCTTGGGCGTCAGCGGTGGCGGGGTGGCCAGCCAGATGTCGTTGTACACGATCGATATTTCTGACGGATCGATTGTGTTGGCCGGACACGTGGCTGCTTATATGCCGGGCGGACTGGCGATCGACGCCGGTGGCAAAGCGTATGTGACGGCAAAAAACGCGAGCACTGGTGCCGCAATCGTGTTGGAGATCGATCCAAGCGATGGCAGCACGTTAGCCACAAAGTCGCTGGTTGGGGCGGCGGGATTTTCGGGAAGTTTCGCGGGGCTTGGCTATCGCAACGATGGGGTTTTGGTCGGCAGCGATGCGGCCAATGGTAAGCTGTTCCAAATCGATGCGGCCAGCGGGGCGATGGCCCTTGTGCCTCTGCAGGATCCCGTTCACGGTGTGTTCGGCGATCTCGCATTTTCCCCCAACGCCCGCGTGATCGATCAGGTCTACAGCGAAAACTTTAGTCTCGGTGATGGCGGGTTCACGATCGACAACACCGGCCGTACGATCAATGGGCTATGGCACCGGTCCCCAGGACGCCGATTTGATGGATTGTTGAATCACACGCCGATTCAATCGTTCTACTACGGCGCGTTCGAAACCGCTTATGGCGGCGGCCATTATGTTTTGACAGAGTCGCATCGCGGCACGATCACCTCGCCGTTGATCCAATTGCCCGAAAAAGGGACGACGATCGTCAGCTTCTCCTATCTGTTAGACACTCGCCCCGAATTAGACGCCGATTTTGTAAGCGTTTCGATTCTCGTCGATGGTGTGGCGACGCAGATCCTGTCGCGACAAGACGGCTCGCTGCCCGAGACGACGGTCAATCAGTGGCTGTCGGCGACGCATGACATCAGTCAATTCAACGGCCAAGAGATTCAGATTAAGTTCCTGTTCGACACGGGTGAAATTCCTCGGATCGATCCCGAGGGTTGGTACGTCGACGATATCGAGATCATCAACACGCCGCCGCCGGCGATCTCCGGCTACAAATGGAACGACCTGAACGCCGATGGCATCTGGGACGATGACGAATCGGGGCTCAACGGCTGGCAGATCTATCTCGATGCCAACGGCAACGGGCAATACGACGCCGGCACCGAACGGCTGTTTGAAACCCGCAACGACGGCACTCTGGATGGCGCCTATTGGTTCGACGATTTGGATCCGGGAACGTACATCGTGCGAGAAATTGTCCCCGAGGGATGGAAGCAGAGTTTCCCCGGTGTCGCGACAGGTTTCCAACATTTGGTGATGATCGATCCAGCGGCTGGAATCTGCGTCAACGGCGCGTTTGGCGAAGAACAGTTGCCGAACTTTGGCAACTACCAGGCCGACATCTCGGGCTACAAATGGCACGACGTCAATTTTGACGGTGCTTGGGACGCTGGTGAAGTCGGGCTCAACGGCTGGGAAATCTATCTCGATCTCGATAACGACGGAACGTTCGACGAAGGGATCGAGCCGATCACGACAACGGCGTTTGATGGAACGCATGATGGCGCGTACAGCTTCACCGGACTAGCTGCGGGAAGCTATACCGTTCGCGAAATCGTCCCCGAGGGGTGGAAACAACGCTACCCCGGCGCGGCATTTAATTTCCAGCACGTCGTCGCGATCGATCCGCCCAATGGACTACGACACGTTAGCGATTTTGAAGTGACCGAGTCGGCGAACTTCGGAAATTGGCGACCGCAGGTGATCGGATACAAGTGGGATGACATCGATGGCGATGGCGTTTGGGACGACGATGAACCGGGACTCAACGACTGGATCATCTACGTTGATCGAGATCGGGACGGCCAGCTTGACGCCGATGAACCTCGGTTCACAACACAAAACGATGGCGAGGATGATGGCGCGTTCTGGTTCGATGGACTGGAAGTCGGCGATCATTTGTTGCGTGAAATCTTGCCGGACGATTGGGTACAAACCTACCCCGGCAACGCGACCGATTGGGGCCATGAGATCACGATCTCGACGGATCCAAACGCACAGATCATCGGCCGTTTTGGTGAAGAAGAAGCTCCCAATTTTGGTAACAGCCAGATCGACATCTTGGGGCACAAGTGGAATGACGTCGATGGCGATGGCGTTTGGGACGATGATGAATCGGGGCTCAACGGTTGGACGATTTATCTAGACCTTGATAGGGACGGCAACTTCGATTCGACCGGCGACGATCCCGAACCAAGCTTTGTCACGACCAACCATCGCGGCCAGGATGGCGTCTATTATTTCAGCGGCTTGGAGCCGGGCGAATATCTGGTGCGTGAAGTCGATCGCGACGGCTGGCAACAGACGTATCCCGTGCCCATCGATTCGGTAGCCCGAGGACATGTGGTCACGATCGATCCGCCCGAGGGGATCCGAGTGATCAGCGATGCGGGCGTTGCGTCGGTCGCCAATTTTGGCAACACGCAGGTTGCCGATCTGAAGATCACGAAGACCGCGTTGGAGACGATGGTCACTGAAGGAGACTTTGTAATCTTCGAAGTCACTGCGGAGAACGTAGTCCCCGAAGGAGCGGACCCTACTGATTTCGCGACGGCGACCGGTATTGTGGTGACCGATCGATTGCCCGACGGGCTCGAGCCAATCCGCGATAGCGCTGGCGCGATCGTGCAGCCAACGGCAAGCATTGGCAACGCAACGATCCCGCCGGGGTCCGAAGTCTCGACGATCACCTGGAGCGGCTTCGATCTCGCTCCAGGCGAATCGGCGACGATGCGATTCGCTGTTCGCGTGAAAAGCGATGTGGGAGCGACACAAATCGAAAACGTTGCCACGGGAATTTCGGATCAGCGCGATCCCGATCCAACGAACAACGACGACACCAACCCCGAAGGCAAGGCGACTTTAGATGTCGCCGCGCTTGTCCAGTTCATTTTGCCGATCGGAACGCTGCGCGAGGGAACGCTGACGTACATTCCGCCGGTTGCCAATGCGGGGCCGACAATCAGTGGATTCCAGTGGAACGATCTCAATAGCGATGGCATCTGGGATGCCCAGGAACTGGGCGTCAGCGGATTTGGGATTTTTCTGGATATCAACGGCAACGGCGTTCTCGATCCCGAAGCGAATGAACCATTGGCGGTCACCGACGCCGACGGGCGATACACGTTTACAGGATTGGCGGACGGAACGTTGTTGAGCGATGGGACATATATTGTCCGACGCTTGGCTACCTCGCGTTCCGAAGGGACGCTTGAGATCGCGTCGTTCCCGGAAGCTTCCGACTTCCATGAAGTCGAAATCAGTGGAGGCGTTTCGGTAGCGGGGACGGAACAAACGACGGAGTCGCCGAATTTTGGCAGCTTCGAATATGTCCCCTATCTGCGTCCCGCCGATGATCTTGCGGGCCATTTGACCGCCTGGGCAACCAATCCTCAATTGGCCGGCTCCGCGAACGCAGATCGGATGGTCGCCGCGGTTCAGCCTTGGCAACATTTTGGCGTTACCAATACCACCGACGCCGCGATGACTCTCGATGGGTTGAATGTTTCGGGGATCGATCCTGGCATCACAGTGGTTCTCTATGAAGCCGATGCCAGCGGAAACCTACTGCGCGATATCGACGGACTTCCCGTCCTTCCCGCGTTTCTCTCCGGTAGTAGCGAACAGCTTGCAGTCGGCGAAACGAAATATTACATCGCCTTCTATGATCCAGCAGTACGAGTATCCGACGGTGCGCAGGTCACCCAACAGTCGCCCGATTGGTTGGCGGGAAATCAAACTCCGACTCACAACTTCGCCGCCGCAGCCGAGATCGCGTTGAGCTCTTCCGGGACCGATCTGTTCCGCGTTCGATTGGTTGGTGGATCGACTTTCGACAGCGATATTGTTCACTCGGGAAATGTCGACCTGAATGATTTCCTAAGTTACCAAACGGTGGCGGATGCAGCGGCGGCAGTCACTTCGACGATGGATGGTTTTGACTTCACATCAGATATGAATGCCCGCTGCCCTAACGGAGCCGAGCAAACAATCGACACGTGCACTTGGAGCATCGCAGGTTCCCCCAATCGAGAAATCGCTCTTGGAGACCTGGGCACCTTAAATGTCGAGTTTGGTTTTGTGCGGCCCGTATGGTTAGATCTGCAGCCCGATGTGAACCAAAGCGGATTGGGGACGGGGAACCAAGTCATTTCTACCGGAGAAACGATCGGTGTTGCCCCCAACGCAGTATTCGCGGCGGTCGACAATCTACCGCTAGAATCTCTTACAATCCAGATTCTTGGTCCGGTTGATCCAAGCGACATTTTGTCTGCAGATGGCGAGACAGCGCCATTGTTGACGTTCAACAACCTGACAACCTCAGCGGCGCAAGACATCTTGCGCCAACTGCAATTCAGCACAAGCGAAACGGGATCGGTTCGTCAGTTGACCGTCACAGTGACTGCGATTGTTGAAAACCGACCCGAGCTCAATTTTGTCGATACCAGCGAAGCGTATCGAACAACAATAGTTACCGCGAAGATCTTGATCCTGCCAACCTCCTAA